The genomic stretch AGCGGCTCGATTTCTCCTGCGCGCTGTTCGACCGGCATGGTGCGTTGATCGCTAATGCGCCGCACATCCCGGTGCACCTCGGCAGCATGGGCGACAGTATCGCCCGGGTGATCGAAACGCGCGGCGAAAAGCGCGACGGGCGCGGTTTCCGGCGCGGCGATGCCTATGTGCTGAACGATCCCTTCCGCGGCGGGACGCACTTGCCGGACATCACGGTAATCGTCCCCGTATTCTACGATGAGGGTGGCGCCGAAGAACCGGAAGCTTTCGTCGCCGCGCGCGGGCATCATTCCGATATCGGCGGTATCGCTCCGGGCTCCATGCCGCCCGAAAGCCGCACTATCGAGCAGGAAGGCGTGCTGATCGACAATCTGCTGATGGTCGACGAGGGAGATTTTTGCGAAGCGGCGGTGCGTAAAGCTCTGGCCGACGCGAAATACCCCGCGCGCAATCCGCACCGCAATTTGTCGGACCTGCGTGCGCAGCTCGCCGCCTGCACACGCGGTGCAGAGCTGTTGCACGCGGCCGCAAGGGATCACGGTGCCGAGGTCCTGTCAGCCTACATGGGCCATGTTCTCGCCAACGCCGAAGAGAGCGTGCGGCGGTTGCTCGACCGGCTCGACGATGGCGAATTTGCGTATCCGATGGACAATGGCGCGGTGGTGCAAGTCGCGATCCGCATCGACCGCGAGGCGCGTTCAGCGGTGTTCGATTTCACCGGCACGAGCGCAGAGCTGCCGAACAATTTCAACGCGCCGAAGTCGATCACCCGGGCGGCAGCGCTCTATGTCGTGCGCACGCTGATCGACGATGCGATTCCGATGAATGACGGGTGCCTGCGACCGGTCGAGCTGATCGTGCCCGGGGGCTCGATGCTCAATCCCAGGCCGGGCGCTGCGGTCGTCGCCGGCAATGTCGAGACCAGCCAGGTTGTCACCGACGCGCTGTTTGCCGCGACGGGTCGGCTCGCGCCGAGCCAGGGGACGATGAACAATTTCACCTTCGGAAACGAGCGACACCAGTATTACGAGACCATCTGCGGCGGCTCCGGCGCAGGGCCGGATCACGACGGTACCAGCGCGGTGCAGACGCACATGACGAATTCGCGGCTCACCGATCCGGAAATTTTCGAAACGCGCCTGCCGGTGCGGCTGGAGCGTTTCGCAATCCGTCACGGGTCGGGAGGCGAGGGCGCGTATAGCGGTGGCGACGGCGTCGAGCGCTGCGTCACGTTCCTCGAGCCGATCCGCGCGAATATCCTCGCCAATCGCAGGAAGGTTGCGCCGAAGGGAATCCGTGGCGGTGGCGATGCCAAGCCGGGTGCGAACTGGGTGGACCGCGTGGATGGTACGCGCGAGTCGCTCGATGCGACCGCTGCTGCCGACATGCAGCCGGGTGACCGGTTCACGATCCTCACGCCGGGCGGTGGCGGGTTCGGAGCGGCGGCCGTTCCCGACCCGACCGGAAAGTCCTAGCTGTTGGCCGCTCCCTTCAGCGGCAAGATCTTTGCTTTGCCTGCACCGTTCATCGCGTCGGCAACCGGCTGCGGCAGCGCGATTTCGCCGATCCTGACCCGCGCTGCGCTGAAGCCCAGCCGGACTTCGTAGTCGCCCGCCTCGACCTTGAACCGGGCCTGCGCGTCATATTGCGCGAGCGCCTCGGCAGCGAGTTCGAATGAGACCTGGATGCTCTGGCCCGGTTCGAGCGCGATCCTCTGGAACCCGCGGAGAACGGCCTCCCGCGATGCGTCGGGACCGTTGAGCCTGCGAAGGTAGAGCTGCAGCATCTCTTCGCCGCGCCGCTCGCCGATATTCCGGAGGCGGGCGCTGGCAAGGATGCGGTCGGCGCCAAGCTCTAACGACAGATCGCCAAGCGTGAATTCGCCATACGACAAGCCATGTCCGAAGGGTAGGCGGACCTCTCCGCTGCGCGTCCTGATCGCATAGGGCAGACGTGCGGACGGCTCGCTTTGTCCGCTCAGTATCTCGGCGATCGCATGACCCGACTGCGTGCCCAGCGTTCCGGCATGGAGAATGCAGGGCAGCGGCTCTCCGCCGATATCGGGATCGCAGGGCCGCGAACCGAGCGTGACGAGGACAGTTCTCGGATTGGCGGCGCGCAATGTCTCGAGCAGCACCGTCTGCGCTTCGCCCAGCGGCTCGCCCGGTCGCTCGCTGCCCTGCCCGAGCACGGCCACCACTATTCCCGCACGGCGCGCGGCTTCGCCGGCCATGCCGATGGCCATGCGATCGGCGTGGATCATCCTGTTGATGACCGACTGACCTTCGCGCAGGGCAAGGCCGGCCACGAACTTGTGTGCGATGCCGAGCGCCTCGAGGCCATCGATGACGCTAGTCGCGTCGCCCCGGCTCCCGCTGGAAGAAAGCGAACGGTCGCGAGCTGCGCTGCCGACCACGAGGACGTCTTCGCCGCCGGGCGACAACGGGAGCAGTCCGCCCTGGTTGCGGAGCAAGACGATCGACTTGCTCGCCAGATCGTGTGCCGGGTCTCGAAGGTCATTGGGCCTTGGCGGTGCAGCGGGCGCCACATCCTCCGACGGACGGAACAGCCCGAGATCGAATTTCGCCGCGAGAACCCGGCGCACGGCTTCGTCGAGCTCGCTGGCACCGATGCGCCCGTCCTCGACGGCCGCGACCAAGCGCTCTACCGACAGGCCGATGAAGGCCGGTCCGTCGGCGTGGTGTCCGGATTTCTCTGCCAGTTGCGCCCAATCGGCCAGCAGGATCCCATCGAACCCGCCGGCGCGGCGCAGGTTTTTCAAAGCGTCGTTCGCGATCCGGGAGACGTTGCGCCGGCCTTGGCCTATCATATCGAGACCGATGGTCGCGGGAGCAGCCTGTTCGACCGTCTTGAGAATGGCGCGAAATTGTTCGCGCTCTCGCAGGCTGCCTTCTCCGCGACGTCCGGCCCTGTCGTTGAAGGCAAGATCGAGCGTGGCCAGAACCTGCCGCCGAAAGTCGCTGCGTTGCGCCTGCAATCCGCGTACGCGGCCAGCAGCGATCTGCTCTGCGAGCCAGGCGCTTTCGCCGAAAGACTGCTCGAAGCCGGCATCGGTGAGATAGTTTGCCGTCGCGAGGACCGGTGAAAAGGCCCAGTTCAGTCCAAGTGCGAGGTATTCTTCGGAAAGCGCCTCCTCGGCAGCAGCTACTGCTTCGGGGTTCCAGCTGGCGGCCATACCGACCGGGGCGGGCAGGCGACCGGGCAGCACCTGGGCCGGGTCGGCAGCGAAGAATAGCGGTATGCCGAGACGCGTTTCCTCGATCGCGATCTGTTGCAATTGGTGGGTGCGCATGGCGCCGACCGGATCGATAAACCCGCTCACCAGCCCGCGTCGCAACTGGTCTATGCGCGTCGGATCGCTGCTCGCCGATCCATCCGGCAAGAGCACCAGTTGCCCCGCTTTTTCTTCCAGCGTCATGTAGTCGAGCAGGTCCTCGACGAACCTGACGCGCTCGGGAGCGGGAGTGAAGGGTGTTTGCGACATTGCCCGCCGGTGATCGCGGGGAATGGTAAATATCCGGTTTGCAATTGCCGCTTGCTGCGACAGGCCGTGCTTCGGCAGCGACCCTTCCGTAGAGATTTACAGATATAAAAATATCTTTATATCCCCTGCAGGAATGCACACCGAAACCCTCTTCCGCGCGCTGGCCGACCCTACGCGCCTCAGGATCCTGCGGCTGCTGGGGTCGATGGAACTTGCCGTGGGGGAGGTGGCGCAGGTGCTCGGCCAGAGCCAGCCGCGGGTTTCGCGCCATATCGGCATCCTGTGCGACGCCGGTCTTGCCGAGCGGCGGCGCGAGGGCAGCTGGACTTTCGTTCGTGCAGGATCGACTACAGCCGGAGAGCCATCGCTTTCCGGAGGTGCCATCCGTTTGCTCGACGTTGCGGAACACGCGGACAACGATTTTGCCGATCTATGCGCCTCCGATCGGCGCAAGCTCGCCGAAATCCGCGAAACCCGCGAAGCCGAGGCGCAGGCCTATTTCGCCCGCCACGCGCACGATTGGGATGAATTGCGCCGCCTGCACAGCTCGGACGAAGCGATCGAAAGCGCTCTGGACGCAGCCTTGGGCAGCGCCCCGCTCGGTCGTTTGCTCGATATCGGCACGGGAACCGGGCGCATGGCCGAGCTCTTTGCCGAGCGCGCCGAGCACATCGTGGCTCTGGACAAGAGCCTTGCGATGCTGCGCGTGGCGCGAGCGAAACTTCAGAACCTGCCGACCCATCGGGTCGAACTCGTCCAGGGCGATTTCGG from Qipengyuania profundimaris encodes the following:
- a CDS encoding ArsR/SmtB family transcription factor; its protein translation is MHTETLFRALADPTRLRILRLLGSMELAVGEVAQVLGQSQPRVSRHIGILCDAGLAERRREGSWTFVRAGSTTAGEPSLSGGAIRLLDVAEHADNDFADLCASDRRKLAEIRETREAEAQAYFARHAHDWDELRRLHSSDEAIESALDAALGSAPLGRLLDIGTGTGRMAELFAERAEHIVALDKSLAMLRVARAKLQNLPTHRVELVQGDFGSLPFAGASFDTVLFHQVLHFAQAPRAALAEAARVTSPGGRIAIVDFAAHQREELRERYAHARLGFGDAQMRDLLQDAGFVPGETAALEDGELVVKIWIAERDAEARKAVS
- a CDS encoding glycoside hydrolase family 3 C-terminal domain-containing protein, which gives rise to MSQTPFTPAPERVRFVEDLLDYMTLEEKAGQLVLLPDGSASSDPTRIDQLRRGLVSGFIDPVGAMRTHQLQQIAIEETRLGIPLFFAADPAQVLPGRLPAPVGMAASWNPEAVAAAEEALSEEYLALGLNWAFSPVLATANYLTDAGFEQSFGESAWLAEQIAAGRVRGLQAQRSDFRRQVLATLDLAFNDRAGRRGEGSLREREQFRAILKTVEQAAPATIGLDMIGQGRRNVSRIANDALKNLRRAGGFDGILLADWAQLAEKSGHHADGPAFIGLSVERLVAAVEDGRIGASELDEAVRRVLAAKFDLGLFRPSEDVAPAAPPRPNDLRDPAHDLASKSIVLLRNQGGLLPLSPGGEDVLVVGSAARDRSLSSSGSRGDATSVIDGLEALGIAHKFVAGLALREGQSVINRMIHADRMAIGMAGEAARRAGIVVAVLGQGSERPGEPLGEAQTVLLETLRAANPRTVLVTLGSRPCDPDIGGEPLPCILHAGTLGTQSGHAIAEILSGQSEPSARLPYAIRTRSGEVRLPFGHGLSYGEFTLGDLSLELGADRILASARLRNIGERRGEEMLQLYLRRLNGPDASREAVLRGFQRIALEPGQSIQVSFELAAEALAQYDAQARFKVEAGDYEVRLGFSAARVRIGEIALPQPVADAMNGAGKAKILPLKGAANS